One genomic window of Sulfuricurvum sp. includes the following:
- a CDS encoding DUF6088 family protein produces the protein MSSASVVRSLIEKYPNGQIFTYDDFKCDKAAVAIELSRLYKKGAIQKLTRGRFYKAAQGMFGPIRPTEEAIVQAYQKAGQGYETGIMAYNRLGLTTQIPSVIEIATTMEPRTIMIGNTKIKLVRQRSVPKKTNAQLLQILDALRQVKKIPDTIPSEVLVNIKGIIMLLSDVEKKELSKLTLDFTPRTRALIGAILEELDCKKYTDAIKQSLNTTTTFRLGIKESVLKYGREWKIL, from the coding sequence ATGTCATCGGCATCTGTCGTACGTTCATTGATTGAAAAATATCCCAATGGTCAAATATTTACTTATGATGATTTTAAATGTGATAAAGCTGCCGTTGCCATTGAACTTTCTCGTCTTTATAAAAAAGGTGCTATTCAAAAACTGACACGCGGACGATTTTATAAAGCCGCTCAAGGTATGTTTGGTCCGATTCGTCCAACTGAAGAAGCAATTGTTCAAGCTTATCAAAAAGCAGGTCAGGGGTATGAGACAGGAATAATGGCGTATAACCGGTTAGGATTGACAACACAAATACCATCTGTTATTGAAATTGCGACAACTATGGAACCGCGAACGATCATGATCGGTAACACAAAAATCAAACTGGTTCGGCAAAGAAGCGTTCCTAAAAAAACAAATGCACAATTACTCCAAATCCTTGATGCTCTTCGTCAAGTTAAAAAGATACCCGATACAATACCTTCAGAGGTATTGGTTAATATTAAGGGTATTATTATGCTATTAAGTGATGTAGAAAAAAAAGAACTCTCCAAACTGACACTCGATTTCACACCGAGAACCAGAGCATTGATCGGTGCTATTTTGGAGGAGCTTGATTGTAAGAAATATACCGATGCAATCAAGCAAAGTCTAAACACTACAACGACGTTTAGGCTGGGAATCAAAGAGAGTGTTTTAAAATATGGACGTGAATGGAAAATACTATGA
- a CDS encoding nucleotidyl transferase AbiEii/AbiGii toxin family protein, which produces MENTMTLHENPELFSELITLSADMLGMREIYIEKDYWLCMILRNLAHSDPEIFNRVVFKGGTALSKAHKMIHRFSEDIDLAYIADGLNGNQIKNKLKVVEHVLLPDILKVIEKHSQESKGSSLRKTVHRYPRIAQGQFGDAVDVLIVELNAFANPTPFSRKNITTYITEFLISKGANDLIQQYGLESFEVNVLETQRTLCEKISAVSRASYEGHDYLQAKIRHFYDIYWLLKDQKTYQFFQSDVFREMMNTVIEEDRNIAEWASKPILESPVNMDHTGTMAPLQRYYETTFSSLVYGELPSFEDIIATYSLVRQRLQ; this is translated from the coding sequence ATGGAAAATACTATGACGCTTCATGAAAATCCTGAGCTTTTCTCAGAACTGATAACGCTATCTGCAGATATGCTTGGCATGCGTGAAATTTACATTGAAAAAGATTATTGGCTATGTATGATTTTACGAAACTTAGCTCATTCTGACCCAGAAATATTTAATCGTGTCGTCTTTAAAGGGGGAACCGCTTTATCCAAAGCTCACAAAATGATTCACCGGTTTTCAGAAGATATTGATCTGGCATACATCGCTGATGGGCTAAATGGCAATCAAATCAAAAATAAGCTCAAAGTGGTTGAGCACGTTTTGCTGCCTGATATTTTGAAAGTTATTGAAAAACATTCACAAGAAAGTAAGGGGTCGAGTTTACGAAAAACTGTTCACCGTTATCCGAGAATTGCACAAGGACAATTTGGCGATGCGGTAGATGTTTTAATTGTGGAGTTAAATGCGTTTGCGAACCCAACACCATTTAGCCGAAAGAATATTACAACCTACATTACTGAGTTTTTGATCTCAAAAGGCGCTAATGATCTAATACAACAATATGGACTTGAATCATTTGAGGTAAATGTTCTTGAAACACAAAGAACTCTGTGTGAAAAAATCAGTGCAGTTTCTCGGGCATCTTATGAAGGACATGATTATCTACAAGCAAAGATACGCCATTTCTATGATATCTATTGGCTGTTAAAAGATCAAAAGACATATCAATTTTTTCAATCAGATGTCTTTAGAGAAATGATGAATACGGTGATAGAAGAAGATCGTAATATTGCAGAGTGGGCAAGCAAGCCTATATTGGAGTCACCGGTTAATATGGATCATACTGGTACGATGGCACCATTGCAACGATACTATGAAACAACGTTCTCAAGTTTAGTTTATGGTGAATTGCCATCATTTGAAGACATTATTGCCACATACTCTTTGGTTCGTCAAAGGTTGCAGTAG